One Brassica oleracea var. oleracea cultivar TO1000 chromosome C7, BOL, whole genome shotgun sequence genomic window carries:
- the LOC106302163 gene encoding probable serine/threonine-protein kinase drkA isoform X2: MKNTDESESSGSRAVVASPSHENPRHYRMKLDVFGEVLQRLQESSYEEASLPDFEDQLWQHFNRLPARYALDFKVERAEDVLTHQRLLKLAEDPATRPVFEVRDVQVSPRNSADSDPALEDDAQSSSKPHGKGILATPTFGSSSNFEAITQGSKIVEDDDSAVNAPLATRPMHEITFSTIDKPKILSQLTSLLSELGLNIQEAHAFSTVDGFSLDVFVVDGWSQEETYGLKDALGKEILTLKYQLGSRQKAISFFERDNSSNYLIPACIEIPTDGTDEWEIDVKQLQIEKKVASGSYGDLHRGTYCSQEVAIKFLKPERVNAEMLREFSQEVYIMRKIRHKNIVQFLGACTLSPTLCIVTEFMARGSIYDFLHKQKFAFKIQTLLKVAVDVAKGVCYLHQNNIIHRDLKTANLLMDEYGLVKVADFGVARVQIESGVMTAETGTYRWMAPEVIEHKPYSHKADVFSYGIVIWELLTGHIPYAYLTPLQAAVGVVQKGLRPKIPKKTHPKVKGLLQRCWNQDPKDRPEFEEIKEMLQQIMIELVGVGWLMGEF; this comes from the exons ATGAAGAACACAGACGAGTCGGAGAGTTCCGGCAGCAGAGCCGTCGTGGCTTCTCCGTCCCATGAGAACCCTAGACACTACCGCATGAAGCTCGACGTCTTCGGTGAAGTCTTACAGCGACTTCAAGAATCTAGCTACGAAGAAGCCTCTCTCCCTGATTTCGAGGATCAGCTCTGGCAGCATTTCAATCGTCTTCCTGCTCG ATATGCTCTCGATTTTAAAGTTGAGAGGGCGGAAGATGTTCTCACGCATCAGAGATTGCTCAAACTTGCGGAAGATCCCGCAACTAGACCTGTGTTTGAAGTTCGTGATGTACAG GTTTCTCCGAGAAACTCTGCTGACTCTGACCCTGCGTTGGAAGATGATGCTCAAAGCTCTAGCAAACCACACGGGAAGGG GATTCTTGCAACTCCAACTTTTGGCTCCTCTTCAAATTTTGAGGCTATCACTCAGGGGAGTAAAATTGTTGAAGATGATGATAGTGCTGTTAATGCACCATTGGCTACTCG ACCGATGCATGAGATTACCTTTTCGACCATCGATAAGCCTAAAATCCTTAGTCAG CTTACTTCCCTGCTTAGTGAGCTTGGATTGAACATTCAAGAGGCTCATGCTTTCTCCACTGTGGATGGTTTTTCTTTGGATGTCTTTGTTGTTGATGGTTGGTCTCAGGAG GAAACATATGGTCTAAAGGATGCATTAGGCAAGGAGATACTGACGCTTAAG TATCAACTTGGTTCAAGACAGAAGGCTATTTCTTTCTTTGAGCGTGACAATTCAAGCAACTACCTGATACCCGCCTGCATTGAGATACCCACAGATGGAACTGACGAGTGGGAAATTGACGTGAAACAGCTCCAAATTGAAAAGAAAGTGGCATCTGGTTCATATGGGGATCT GCATAGAGGCACTTATTGCAGTCAGGAGGTTGCTATCAAATTTCTCAAGCCTGAGCGTGTAAACGCGGAGATGCTTAGAGAATTTTCTCAAGAAGTTTATATCATGAG GAAAATCCGACACAAAAACATTGTTCAGTTTTTGGGTGCATGCACACTATCTCCGACCCTCTGTATTGTGACTG AGTTTATGGCTCGGGGGAGCATTTACGATTTTCTTCACAAGCAGAAATTCGCTTTCAAGATTCAAACATTGCTTAAAGTTGCAGTTGATGTTGCAAAAGGAGTGTGCTATCTGCATCAAAACAATATCATCCACAGGGACCTTAAGACTGCAAATCTGCTTATGGATGAATACGGA CTTGTCAAGGTTGCTGATTTTGGAGTTGCCAGAGTACAGATTGAATCAGGGGTGATGACAGCTGAAACAGGGACATATCGATGGATGGCTCCGGAG GTGATTGAACACAAACCGTACAGTCACAAAGCAGATGTGTTCAGTTATGGGATAGTGATATGGGAACTTTTGACTGGTCAT ATCCCATATGCTTACTTGACTCCATTACAAGCGGCTGTTGGCGTTGTTCAGAAG GGGCTTAGACCGAAGATACCAAAGAAGACACATCCAAAAGTGAAGGGACTTCTACAGAGATGCTGGAACCAAGACCCAAAAGACAGACCAGAGTTTGAGGAAATCAAAGAAATGCTTCAACAGATAATGATTGAG TTGGTTGGTGTGGGCTGGCTGATGGGGGAGTTTTGA
- the LOC106302163 gene encoding tyrosine-protein kinase STK-like isoform X1, whose product MKNTDESESSGSRAVVASPSHENPRHYRMKLDVFGEVLQRLQESSYEEASLPDFEDQLWQHFNRLPARYALDFKVERAEDVLTHQRLLKLAEDPATRPVFEVRDVQVSPRNSADSDPALEDDAQSSSKPHGKGILATPTFGSSSNFEAITQGSKIVEDDDSAVNAPLATRPMHEITFSTIDKPKILSQLTSLLSELGLNIQEAHAFSTVDGFSLDVFVVDGWSQEETYGLKDALGKEILTLKYQLGSRQKAISFFERDNSSNYLIPACIEIPTDGTDEWEIDVKQLQIEKKVASGSYGDLHRGTYCSQEVAIKFLKPERVNAEMLREFSQEVYIMRKIRHKNIVQFLGACTLSPTLCIVTEFMARGSIYDFLHKQKFAFKIQTLLKVAVDVAKGVCYLHQNNIIHRDLKTANLLMDEYGLVKVADFGVARVQIESGVMTAETGTYRWMAPEVIEHKPYSHKADVFSYGIVIWELLTGHIPYAYLTPLQAAVGVVQKGLRPKIPKKTHPKVKGLLQRCWNQDPKDRPEFEEIKEMLQQIMIEVGDEDPADKDKHCLGFLQAAFRKPRY is encoded by the exons ATGAAGAACACAGACGAGTCGGAGAGTTCCGGCAGCAGAGCCGTCGTGGCTTCTCCGTCCCATGAGAACCCTAGACACTACCGCATGAAGCTCGACGTCTTCGGTGAAGTCTTACAGCGACTTCAAGAATCTAGCTACGAAGAAGCCTCTCTCCCTGATTTCGAGGATCAGCTCTGGCAGCATTTCAATCGTCTTCCTGCTCG ATATGCTCTCGATTTTAAAGTTGAGAGGGCGGAAGATGTTCTCACGCATCAGAGATTGCTCAAACTTGCGGAAGATCCCGCAACTAGACCTGTGTTTGAAGTTCGTGATGTACAG GTTTCTCCGAGAAACTCTGCTGACTCTGACCCTGCGTTGGAAGATGATGCTCAAAGCTCTAGCAAACCACACGGGAAGGG GATTCTTGCAACTCCAACTTTTGGCTCCTCTTCAAATTTTGAGGCTATCACTCAGGGGAGTAAAATTGTTGAAGATGATGATAGTGCTGTTAATGCACCATTGGCTACTCG ACCGATGCATGAGATTACCTTTTCGACCATCGATAAGCCTAAAATCCTTAGTCAG CTTACTTCCCTGCTTAGTGAGCTTGGATTGAACATTCAAGAGGCTCATGCTTTCTCCACTGTGGATGGTTTTTCTTTGGATGTCTTTGTTGTTGATGGTTGGTCTCAGGAG GAAACATATGGTCTAAAGGATGCATTAGGCAAGGAGATACTGACGCTTAAG TATCAACTTGGTTCAAGACAGAAGGCTATTTCTTTCTTTGAGCGTGACAATTCAAGCAACTACCTGATACCCGCCTGCATTGAGATACCCACAGATGGAACTGACGAGTGGGAAATTGACGTGAAACAGCTCCAAATTGAAAAGAAAGTGGCATCTGGTTCATATGGGGATCT GCATAGAGGCACTTATTGCAGTCAGGAGGTTGCTATCAAATTTCTCAAGCCTGAGCGTGTAAACGCGGAGATGCTTAGAGAATTTTCTCAAGAAGTTTATATCATGAG GAAAATCCGACACAAAAACATTGTTCAGTTTTTGGGTGCATGCACACTATCTCCGACCCTCTGTATTGTGACTG AGTTTATGGCTCGGGGGAGCATTTACGATTTTCTTCACAAGCAGAAATTCGCTTTCAAGATTCAAACATTGCTTAAAGTTGCAGTTGATGTTGCAAAAGGAGTGTGCTATCTGCATCAAAACAATATCATCCACAGGGACCTTAAGACTGCAAATCTGCTTATGGATGAATACGGA CTTGTCAAGGTTGCTGATTTTGGAGTTGCCAGAGTACAGATTGAATCAGGGGTGATGACAGCTGAAACAGGGACATATCGATGGATGGCTCCGGAG GTGATTGAACACAAACCGTACAGTCACAAAGCAGATGTGTTCAGTTATGGGATAGTGATATGGGAACTTTTGACTGGTCAT ATCCCATATGCTTACTTGACTCCATTACAAGCGGCTGTTGGCGTTGTTCAGAAG GGGCTTAGACCGAAGATACCAAAGAAGACACATCCAAAAGTGAAGGGACTTCTACAGAGATGCTGGAACCAAGACCCAAAAGACAGACCAGAGTTTGAGGAAATCAAAGAAATGCTTCAACAGATAATGATTGAG GTTGGAGATGAAGACCCTGCAGATAAGGACAAGCACTGTCTTGGTTTCTTACAAGCGGCCTTCCGAAAGCCTCGTTACTAG
- the LOC106305156 gene encoding putative F-box protein At1g47790: protein MEPREKKKRKTNCKKSRIQSIPTDLTIEILSRLPEKSVARFSCVSKLWSSITSDPSFPRSRLLLCFQKHNDLFISSIPHHNQNSNRSYSSSLSFGHHHMTKLPLHFDLYQSTESVHGLICFVLNNPIVWNPSTRQSITLPAIPTPCKDWKKVELFLGYDPIEGKHKLVCVPYKRTCYVCRAFTLGSSQESWRTVKTNCRHRPTGYTYGQCIEGVIYYLASSLEGDDRVVMSFDVRSEKFDMIRLPSNSDWDVLITYKGRLGLFEIDYGITNRRLWILEDAEKHNWSGQDFLLPFGDLDARSFKLKGFTHAGEFIFVPEMTSQSAYILLCDPVRNSWRKFEFKGIADEVSVHNGVVEEEEEKQDDEHRPMYALLAFPNHIDSQMSL, encoded by the coding sequence ATGGAGCCAAGAGAAAAGAAGAAGAGGAAGACAAACTGCAAAAAAAGCAGAATACAATCGATTCCTACAGACCTAACCATAGAGATACTCTCAAGGCTGCCTGAGAAATCTGTGGCTAGGTTTAGTTGTGTGTCCAAGCTTTGGTCATCAATCACCTCGGACCCATCTTTCCCACGGTCGCGCCTTCTACTCTGCTTCCAAAAACATAACGACTTGTTTATTTCATCTATTCCACATCATAATCAGAACTCGAACAGGTCCTACTCTTCTTCTCTGTCTTTTGGTCATCATCATATGACGAAACTCCCACTACATTTTGATCTCTACCAATCCACGGAATCTGTCCATGGCTTGATCTGCTTTGTTTTAAATAATCCTATAGTTTGGAACCCTAGCACGAGACAGTCCATAACTTTACCAGCTATACCCACGCCATGTAAGGACTGGAAAAAAGTAGAACTCTTTTTAGGGTATGATCCCATTGAAGGTAAACACAAACTAGTGTGCGTTCCCTACAAAAGGACTTGTTATGTGTGCCGAGCTTTTACATTGGGATCATCTCAAGAATCATGGAGAACGGTCAAAACTAATTGTCGGCATCGTCCTACCGGTTATACCTATGGGCAATGCATCGAGGGTGTGATATATTATCTAGCATCTAGTCTTGAGGGGGACGATAGAGTTGTAATGAGCTTCGATGTCAGATCTGAAAAGTTTGATATGATAAGACTACCTTCGAACTCTGACTGGGACGTGCTGATAACATATAAGGGAAGGTTGGGTTTATTTGAAATAGATTATGGAATAACGAATAGAAGATTATGGATTTTGGAGGATGCAGAGAAACACAACTGGTCGGGACAAGACTTTCTTTTACCTTTTGGTGACTTAGATGCTCGGAGTTTCAAACTAAAAGGTTTTACTCATGCTGGTGAGTTTATTTTTGTACCGGAAATGACTAGCCAATCGGCTTATATTTTATTATGTGATCCGGTGAGAAACAGCTGGAGAAAATTTGAATTTAAAGGAATAGCAGACGAGGTATCGGTCCATAATGGAGTTGTTGAAGAAGAAGAGGAAAAACAAGATGATGAACACCGACCTATGTATGCGCTCCTTGCTTTCCCGAATCACATTGATAGTCAAATGTCTTTGTAA
- the LOC106302416 gene encoding putative F-box protein At1g47790, translating to MELKEKKKKTNYKKRRIQYKKGRIQYIPTDLTIEILSRLPEKSIARFSFVSKLWLSITTDPFFPRPRLVLCFQNYYDLYVSSIPQHTQNSNRSYSSSLSIDYHHSMKLPVDFIHYPSTESVHGVICFELKKPIVWNPSTRKFITLPTIPRPCKDWRKITLLLGYDPVECKHKVVCIPYKRICYVCRIFTLGSAQESWRTIKVNHKHHSGMHAYGRCIEGVIYYISYNRHQSRGYVVMSFDVGSENFDMIKLPSEFYGDKLIIYKGRLAYFSEIIHREKYRILWILEDAQQHKWSRQDFFQHFGDIDRSFKLTGFTHAGEFIYVPKRVSRSFNILLCDPVRNSWRRFEFKGLANEVSVHNGVEEDDDDDDDDDDEYRPYELDAFPNHIDSQMSL from the exons ATGGAGCTAAAAGAAAAGAAGAAGAAAACAAACTACAAAAAAAGAAGAATACAATACAAAAAGG GAAGAATACAATACATTCCTACCGACCTAACCATAGAGATACTCTCAAGGCTGCCTGAGAAATCTATTGCTAGGTTTAGTTTTGTGTCCAAGCTTTGGTTATCAATCACCACCGACCCATTTTTCCCACGGCCGCGCCTTGTACTCTGTTTCCAAAACTATTACGACTTGTATGTTTCCTCTATTCCACAGCACACTCAGAACTCCAACAGGTCCTACTCTTCTTCTCTGTCTATTGATTATCATCATTCGATGAAACTCCCAGTAGATTTTATCCACTACCCATCTACGGAATCTGTCCATGGCGTGATCTGCTTTGAATTAAAAAAGCCCATAGTATGGAACCCTAGCACGAGAAAGTTCATAACTTTACCAACTATACCAAGGCCCTGTAAGGACTGGAGAAAGATAACACTGCTGTTAGGGTATGATCCCGTTGAATGTAAACACAAAGTAGTGTGCATTCCATATAAAAGGATTTGTTACGTGTGCCGAATTTTTACACTTGGATCAGCTCAGGAATCATGGAGAACGATCAAAGTTAACCATAAGCATCATTCTGGCATGCATGCATATGGGCGATGCATCGAGGGTGTGATATATTATATATCATATAATCGTCATCAGAGCCGTGGTTATGTTGTAATGAGCTTCGATGTCGGATCTGAAAATTTCGATATGATAAAACTACCTTCGGAATTTTATGGGGACAAGCTGATAATATATAAGGGAAGGTTGGCTTATTTTAGTGAAATAATTCATAGAGAAAAATATA GAATATTATGGATTTTAGAGGATGCACAACAACACAAATGGTCGAGACAAGACTTTTTTCAACATTTTGGTGACATAGATCGGAGTTTCAAACTAACCGGTTTCACCCATGCTGGGGAGTTTATTTATGTACCAAAAAGGGTTAGTCGCTCGTTTAATATTTTATTATGTGATCCGGTGAGAAACAGCTGGAGAAGATTTGAATTTAAAGGATTGGCAAACGAGGTATCTGTCCATAATGGAGTTGAAGAAGATGATGATGATGATGATGATGATGATGATGAATACCGACCTTATGAGCTCGATGCTTTCCCGAATCACATTGATAGTCAAATGTCTTTGTAA
- the LOC106301530 gene encoding uncharacterized protein LOC106301530 codes for MSVADETAEGLFVCFDGVMTKLHNMRANEAGHLLANEGVKPEETQAPPFVAAMEGKTYIFQVRVSSYNFIENHQTFTISRILSERDRLPLSAFVENGGDDDNGDDNPDVISVPAKVEFGGSSQAQVFAGKVKKARKA; via the exons ATGTCCGTTGCTGATGAAACTGCTGAGGGCCTGTTCGTCTGTTTTGATGGGGTTATGACAAAACTGCACAACATGAGAGCCAATGAAGCTGGCCATCTTCTG GCTAATGAGGGAGTGAAACCGGAAGAAACTCAGGCTCCTCCCTTTGTTGCAGCAATGGAAGGTAAAACCTACATATTCCAGGTGAGAGTTAGTTCCTACAACTTCATAGAAAATCACCAAACCTTTACGATCTCCCGAATCCTCAGTGAACGTGACCGTTTGCCACTATCTGCATTTGTTGAAAAT GGAGGAGACGATGACAATGGAGATGACAACCCTGATGTCATCTCGGTTCCTGCTAAGGTGGAGTTTGGTGGTAGTAGTCAGGCGCAAGTGTTCGCTGGGAAGGTGAAGAAGGCCCGTAAGGCATAG